A part of Sandaracinaceae bacterium genomic DNA contains:
- a CDS encoding protein kinase, whose product MDSSIPKQIGRYSIDRLLGSGAMGYVFLGRDPELDRPVAIKTVRDLGMSPDALATFLERFRNEARAAARLHHPNIVAVYDVGEDPTSGPFLVFEYVAGATPEADAARTGRVRARGRVPRGRRAGLGHRAGPPERHHPPRHQAGQRAAHAGWRGQAGGLRHRAHPQRHAHARGAVPGHALLRRPGDAGPRQLRGPQRLVLVRGHAVRAHLG is encoded by the coding sequence ATGGACTCCTCCATCCCGAAGCAGATCGGGCGGTACAGCATAGACCGACTGCTCGGCTCGGGTGCGATGGGCTACGTGTTCCTCGGACGCGACCCCGAGCTGGACCGGCCCGTGGCCATCAAGACCGTGCGCGACCTGGGCATGAGCCCGGACGCCCTGGCCACGTTCCTCGAGCGCTTCCGCAACGAGGCGCGGGCCGCCGCACGCCTGCACCACCCCAACATCGTGGCCGTCTACGACGTGGGCGAGGACCCCACGTCGGGGCCGTTCCTGGTGTTCGAGTACGTGGCGGGGGCCACCCCTGAAGCAGACGCTGCGCGCACAGGGCGCGTTCGAGCCCGAGGCCGTGTGCCGCGTGGCCGACGAGCTGGCCTCGGCCATCGCGCTGGCCCACCAGAACGGCATCATCCACCGCGACATCAAGCCGGACAACGTGCTGCTCACGCCGGATGGCGGGGCCAAGCTGGCGGACTTCGGCATCGCGCGCATCCCCAACGCCACGCTCACGCGCGAGGGGCAGTTCCTGGGCACGCCCTGCTACGCCGCCCCGGAGACGCTGGACCGCGGCAGCTACGGGGCCCACAGCGACTTGTTCTCGTTCGCGGCCATGCTGTACGAGCTCATCTCGGGTGA
- the pyk gene encoding pyruvate kinase, translating into MRRTKIVCTLGPASSTPEVLDALVAAGMDCARLNFSHGDHAGHAEMVKQVRAASARARRPLAILADLCGPKMRIGKFEGGSAMLVEGAPFTLTTRDVLGTEREVHITYEPLPRDAKVGDAILLDDGLFRLRVTGLTANSVETVVEVGGELSDRKGVNMPGVALSTPALTEKDKLDLRFAVDTLRVDYLALSFVRTAGDLHEAQALSAGTPVIAKIEKPEAIENLDAVLDAADGVMVARGDLGVELGAEKVPLLQKRIIRETNLRGKIVITATQMLDSMIRNPRPTRAEAADVANAVMDGTDAVMLSGETAAGKYPVESVRMMDAIAREVERDVVEDLSREYRQLKVVPHEDWNFPTAAARAAAVLSTHLPLRAIVTFTQDGRSASLISEHRPRAPIVAVTHKEQVAQRLALEWGVIPRLEVRPESLDETLRIATSLLVREGLCARGEAFLLLTGWPLSGSTNTLKLHTL; encoded by the coding sequence GTGAGACGCACCAAGATCGTTTGTACGCTGGGCCCCGCGAGCAGCACGCCCGAGGTCCTCGATGCCCTGGTGGCTGCCGGCATGGACTGCGCGCGGCTCAACTTCTCACACGGCGATCACGCCGGTCATGCCGAGATGGTGAAGCAAGTGCGTGCGGCCTCTGCGCGGGCGCGGCGGCCGCTGGCCATCCTCGCCGACCTGTGCGGCCCGAAGATGCGCATCGGCAAGTTCGAGGGCGGGAGCGCCATGCTGGTGGAGGGGGCGCCCTTCACCCTGACCACGCGCGACGTGCTCGGTACCGAGCGCGAGGTGCACATCACCTACGAGCCGCTGCCGCGCGACGCGAAGGTGGGCGACGCCATCCTGCTGGACGACGGCCTCTTCCGGTTGCGCGTGACGGGGCTCACCGCCAACAGCGTGGAGACCGTGGTGGAGGTGGGCGGCGAGCTCAGCGACCGCAAGGGCGTGAACATGCCGGGGGTGGCGCTCAGCACGCCCGCCCTCACCGAGAAGGACAAGCTGGACCTGCGCTTTGCCGTGGACACGCTGCGGGTGGACTACCTGGCGCTCTCGTTCGTGCGCACCGCAGGTGACCTGCACGAGGCCCAAGCGCTCTCGGCCGGCACGCCGGTCATCGCCAAGATCGAGAAGCCCGAAGCCATCGAGAACCTGGACGCCGTGCTGGACGCGGCCGATGGCGTGATGGTGGCGCGCGGAGATCTGGGCGTGGAGCTGGGGGCCGAGAAGGTGCCGCTGCTGCAGAAGCGCATCATCCGCGAGACGAACCTGCGCGGGAAGATCGTGATCACCGCCACGCAGATGCTGGATTCCATGATCCGTAACCCGCGCCCCACGCGCGCCGAGGCGGCCGACGTGGCCAACGCGGTGATGGACGGCACCGACGCGGTCATGCTCAGCGGCGAGACGGCGGCCGGCAAGTATCCCGTGGAGTCCGTGCGCATGATGGACGCCATCGCCCGCGAGGTGGAGCGGGACGTGGTGGAGGACCTCTCGCGCGAGTACCGTCAGCTGAAGGTGGTGCCGCACGAGGACTGGAACTTCCCCACCGCGGCCGCGCGTGCCGCTGCGGTCCTGAGCACGCACTTGCCGCTCCGCGCCATCGTGACGTTCACGCAGGACGGGCGCTCGGCGAGCCTCATCTCCGAGCACCGCCCGCGGGCGCCCATCGTGGCGGTCACCCACAAGGAGCAGGTGGCCCAGCGCCTGGCGCTCGAGTGGGGGGTCATCCCGCGCCTCGAGGTGCGGCCCGAGTCGCTGGACGAGACGCTCCGCATCGCCACGTCGCTGCTGGTGCGCGAGGGGCTGTGTGCGCGCGGGGAAGCGTTCCTGCTGCTCACGGGCTGGCCCCTGTCGGGCAGCACCAACACGCTCAAGCTGCACACGCTCTAG
- the yhbY gene encoding ribosome assembly RNA-binding protein YhbY, with protein MSEPTAAPARRPHEDLTGKQRSYLRGLAHHIQPIVQLGREGVTDGVVEAITRALRDHELIKVKVQESSPEDRREVTPKLAAACGAHEVGQVGRMVILFRAHDTEPVIRLPRRS; from the coding sequence ATGAGTGAGCCAACGGCGGCCCCGGCCCGGCGTCCCCACGAGGACTTGACGGGCAAACAGCGAAGCTATCTGCGAGGGCTGGCGCACCACATCCAGCCCATCGTGCAGCTCGGCCGCGAGGGCGTGACCGATGGGGTGGTGGAGGCCATCACGCGGGCGCTCCGCGACCACGAGCTCATCAAGGTGAAGGTGCAGGAGTCCTCCCCCGAGGACCGGCGCGAGGTCACCCCCAAGCTGGCCGCTGCCTGCGGGGCGCACGAGGTCGGGCAGGTGGGCCGCATGGTCATCCTGTTCCGCGCTCACGACACCGAGCCGGTCATCCGGCTGCCCCGCCGCAGCTGA
- a CDS encoding NRDE family protein: protein MCTLIALHRVAGASGTLVAANRDEFYARPTRPPEQLAPRVVAGVDVSQGGTWLGVHASGLFVGLTNQRSFGGRDPSKQTRGAVVTDALAAGGLDASLQVVAGLDAREYNGFNLLLGDGDRLFVAYARPEQREVELHPLAPGVHVLGNDRLQSPDFPKAARIAADAEQHVATHASMLLRDQVEPLRTLLASHTQPELTTLHVPAGSVFTAELVQALEATCIHTPHYGTVSATLLAVSPTGVSEYWYADGPPCRTAFRPVPLSALLLP from the coding sequence ATGTGCACGTTGATCGCGCTGCACCGTGTGGCGGGGGCGTCCGGGACGCTGGTCGCCGCCAACCGCGACGAGTTCTACGCGCGCCCCACGCGCCCTCCGGAGCAGCTCGCGCCGAGGGTGGTCGCGGGCGTGGACGTGTCGCAGGGTGGGACCTGGCTCGGTGTGCATGCCTCTGGGCTCTTCGTGGGGCTCACCAACCAGCGCAGCTTCGGCGGGCGCGACCCCAGCAAGCAGACGCGCGGCGCCGTGGTGACCGACGCGCTCGCGGCGGGCGGGCTCGACGCTTCGCTGCAGGTGGTCGCGGGACTCGACGCGCGGGAGTACAACGGCTTCAACCTGCTGCTGGGCGACGGCGACCGCCTCTTCGTGGCCTACGCGCGCCCCGAGCAGCGTGAGGTGGAGCTGCACCCGCTCGCCCCCGGCGTGCACGTGCTCGGCAACGATCGCCTGCAGTCACCCGACTTTCCGAAGGCGGCGCGCATCGCAGCGGACGCCGAGCAGCACGTGGCCACCCACGCGAGCATGCTCCTCCGAGACCAGGTGGAGCCCCTGCGCACGCTGCTCGCCAGTCACACGCAGCCCGAGCTCACCACGCTGCACGTGCCAGCAGGGTCGGTGTTCACCGCCGAGCTGGTGCAGGCGCTCGAGGCCACCTGCATCCACACGCCGCACTACGGCACGGTGTCGGCCACGCTCCTCGCCGTCTCGCCCACCGGGGTCTCCGAGTACTGGTATGCCGACGGGCCACCCTGTCGCACCGCGTTTCGGCCCGTCCCCCTGAGCGCGCTTCTGTTACCTTGA
- a CDS encoding SAM-dependent methyltransferase, producing MSVDPFATDLCPFPFRPMLKAYEATGALGEPVRSVYRAVSLGMVDHVSLRTSAIDRGVGGALADGAEQVVVLGAGLDARSRRLPALSGCRVFEVDHPATQRYKRARMGEHEGLQYVPVDFQHDDLGERLAAAGFEPGRVTAWIWEGVTMYLSTQAVTATLRQLQKLSPPGSRVLVSYMVPNSVPGGPVGARVVRRVFDAIGEGLHANYERRDMNALLADHGFSVLTDTNSVDWADAAGVSAWQTKIFRGERLAIARRS from the coding sequence ATGAGCGTCGATCCCTTTGCGACCGACCTCTGCCCGTTTCCATTCCGTCCCATGCTGAAGGCCTACGAGGCCACCGGCGCGCTGGGGGAGCCCGTGCGCTCGGTCTACCGGGCGGTGTCCCTGGGGATGGTGGACCACGTCAGCCTGCGCACGTCTGCCATCGACCGCGGCGTGGGCGGGGCACTGGCGGACGGCGCAGAGCAGGTCGTGGTGCTGGGGGCCGGGCTCGACGCCCGCAGCCGCAGGTTGCCGGCGCTCTCCGGTTGCCGCGTCTTCGAGGTGGATCACCCCGCCACCCAGCGCTACAAGCGGGCGCGCATGGGGGAGCACGAAGGGCTCCAGTACGTGCCCGTGGACTTCCAGCACGACGACCTGGGGGAGCGCCTCGCCGCAGCCGGCTTCGAACCGGGCCGGGTCACCGCGTGGATCTGGGAGGGCGTCACCATGTACCTGTCCACACAGGCCGTCACGGCCACGCTGCGCCAACTCCAGAAGCTGTCGCCGCCGGGCAGCCGGGTGCTGGTGTCCTACATGGTGCCCAACAGCGTGCCCGGCGGGCCGGTGGGCGCGCGCGTGGTCCGGCGGGTGTTCGACGCCATCGGCGAGGGGCTGCACGCCAACTACGAGCGCCGCGACATGAACGCGCTGCTGGCGGACCACGGCTTCTCGGTGCTGACCGACACCAACAGCGTGGACTGGGCCGACGCAGCCGGGGTGAGCGCCTGGCAGACCAAGATCTTTCGAGGCGAGCGCTTGGCCATCGCGCGGCGCAGCTGA
- the rpmA gene encoding 50S ribosomal protein L27, which produces MAHKKGQGSSRNGRDSKAQYRGVKVFGGETVNAGSILVRQVGTTVHAGNNVGVGKDFTLWARIDGVVKYERRGRTAGKKVSVYPLTEQAAAAE; this is translated from the coding sequence ATGGCTCATAAAAAGGGACAGGGTTCTTCTCGCAACGGTCGCGACTCCAAGGCGCAGTACCGTGGCGTCAAGGTCTTCGGCGGCGAGACGGTCAACGCGGGGTCCATCCTCGTGCGTCAGGTCGGCACCACCGTGCACGCGGGCAACAACGTCGGCGTCGGCAAGGACTTCACGCTCTGGGCGCGCATCGACGGCGTCGTGAAGTACGAGCGTCGTGGCCGCACCGCGGGCAAGAAGGTCAGCGTCTACCCGCTCACCGAGCAGGCCGCCGCAGCAGAGTGA
- the rplU gene encoding 50S ribosomal protein L21, whose protein sequence is MYAVIKTGGKQYRVQAGDTVRVEKLDGDIGGQVEFDEILMLGGDSPRVGTPTVGGAKVVAKIIGQDRAKKIIVFKMRRRKNYRRKYGHRQPFTELKIQSVVG, encoded by the coding sequence ATGTACGCAGTCATCAAAACGGGCGGGAAACAGTACCGCGTCCAAGCAGGCGACACCGTCCGCGTCGAGAAGCTCGACGGAGACATCGGTGGCCAGGTCGAATTCGACGAGATCCTCATGCTGGGTGGTGACTCACCGCGCGTCGGCACGCCGACCGTCGGGGGCGCCAAGGTCGTCGCCAAGATCATCGGGCAGGATCGCGCCAAGAAGATCATCGTCTTCAAGATGCGCCGCCGTAAGAACTATCGCCGTAAGTACGGTCACCGTCAGCCCTTCACCGAGCTGAAAATCCAGAGCGTCGTGGGCTGA
- a CDS encoding cyclic nucleotide-binding domain-containing protein translates to MSADILNTIDLFAGLGPLHLAHLRSIAQERKLGRGEILFEEGANGSEIFVVAEGSVRISKMVPGIGEEALAVLRPGAYFGEMEFIDRDLDRAARALGHEASVLYAISYSDLDMLLGTDRDLALAIQSNMLRTLARRLRATNDKVTAMFAMAQFS, encoded by the coding sequence ATGTCCGCCGACATCCTTAATACCATCGACCTGTTCGCCGGCCTGGGGCCGCTGCACCTGGCTCACCTGCGCTCGATCGCCCAGGAGCGCAAGCTCGGGCGGGGCGAGATCCTGTTCGAAGAGGGCGCCAACGGCAGCGAGATCTTCGTGGTGGCCGAGGGCTCCGTGCGCATCTCCAAGATGGTGCCCGGCATCGGGGAAGAGGCGCTGGCCGTGCTGCGCCCTGGGGCCTACTTCGGCGAGATGGAGTTCATCGACCGCGACCTGGACCGGGCGGCCCGGGCGCTGGGGCACGAGGCCTCGGTGCTCTACGCCATCAGCTACTCGGACTTGGACATGCTGCTGGGGACCGACCGTGACCTGGCGCTGGCCATCCAGTCGAACATGTTGCGCACCCTGGCGCGGCGCCTGCGGGCCACCAACGACAAGGTCACCGCCATGTTCGCCATGGCTCAGTTCAGCTGA
- a CDS encoding thioesterase family protein produces the protein MRFTDLLATAERAPADWILEVPEDWRQGRAVFGGLQTALCLMAMRDVVDAAVPLRTLQTTFLAPPSTARVRATARVLRRGKSATHVEARLLDGADGAGSGDEATLAIVIGVFGAARASVVEVTPLMPQVSESKRTPFRFVPGVTPTFTQHFDATWLSGALPFSGSPNTPASVQLGMHGEHESSEALIVALADFIPPLALSMLRTPAPGSSLTWMLELLTDTLTGFAMQGLRVDAELLAGRDGYTSQSCFIWGPSGQPIALSRQAMVVFG, from the coding sequence ATGCGCTTCACCGACCTGCTGGCCACTGCCGAACGTGCACCCGCTGACTGGATCTTGGAAGTGCCCGAAGACTGGCGGCAGGGCCGTGCGGTGTTCGGGGGGTTGCAGACCGCGCTCTGCCTCATGGCCATGCGCGACGTCGTGGACGCTGCGGTGCCGCTACGAACGCTCCAGACCACGTTCCTCGCACCGCCCTCCACGGCACGCGTGCGCGCGACGGCGCGGGTGCTGCGGCGCGGGAAGAGCGCGACCCACGTGGAGGCACGCCTGCTCGACGGTGCCGACGGTGCGGGCAGCGGAGACGAAGCCACGCTCGCCATCGTGATCGGTGTGTTCGGCGCCGCGCGCGCCTCGGTGGTGGAGGTCACGCCGCTGATGCCCCAGGTGAGCGAGTCCAAGCGCACGCCGTTCCGCTTCGTCCCGGGGGTCACGCCCACCTTCACACAGCACTTCGACGCCACCTGGCTGAGCGGGGCCCTGCCATTCTCGGGCAGCCCCAACACCCCCGCCAGCGTGCAGCTGGGCATGCACGGCGAGCACGAGAGCAGCGAGGCGCTCATCGTGGCGCTAGCGGACTTCATCCCGCCGTTGGCGCTCTCCATGTTGCGCACACCGGCGCCGGGCAGCTCGCTCACGTGGATGCTGGAGTTGCTGACCGACACGCTCACGGGCTTCGCCATGCAGGGGTTGCGAGTGGACGCCGAGCTGCTGGCGGGGCGCGACGGCTACACCAGTCAGTCGTGCTTCATCTGGGGTCCCAGCGGCCAGCCCATCGCGCTCAGTCGGCAGGCCATGGTGGTCTTCGGGTAA
- a CDS encoding mechanosensitive ion channel family protein, translating into MEELTRWLNSSIDEGTLQRVGLFFGAVLTTVVLAKLAEWIVSVKLKALASKSSTQLDDLLVDTLGRPIYLGTMIFGLRYAVELLGVPDSVESTIGNALIVALTMLGAWTLNRLISQIHERIIMPRVAASDSKLDDQIVPVVEKTLRIAVWTFALLICFSNLGVDVVSLLTGLGLGGLAVAMAAQDTLANIFGSVTIFADQPFQVDDLIEVDGYKGVVTDVGLRTCRIRTITGERVRIPNKDIAAKPVVNHTIDGSWRYQGAIGMTYGSKPEQVERALAALQEIIDAHPNSTHAGRVYFRQFGASSLEFSFALFVTKPNAHRYLQTISEVNLSIKQRFDREGWTLAFPSISLYVEKPIAVAALEELRRPA; encoded by the coding sequence ATGGAAGAGCTGACGAGGTGGCTGAACAGTTCGATCGACGAGGGCACCCTGCAGCGCGTGGGGCTGTTCTTCGGGGCGGTGCTCACCACGGTGGTGCTGGCCAAGCTGGCCGAGTGGATCGTGTCGGTGAAGCTGAAGGCGCTGGCCAGCAAGTCGAGCACGCAGCTGGACGACCTGCTGGTGGATACCCTGGGCCGGCCCATCTACCTGGGCACCATGATCTTCGGCCTGCGCTACGCCGTAGAGCTCTTGGGCGTGCCAGACAGCGTCGAGTCCACCATCGGCAACGCGCTGATCGTGGCGCTCACCATGCTGGGGGCGTGGACGCTCAACCGGCTCATCAGTCAGATCCACGAGCGCATCATCATGCCGCGCGTGGCCGCCAGCGACTCGAAGCTGGACGACCAGATCGTGCCGGTGGTGGAGAAGACGCTGCGCATCGCGGTGTGGACCTTCGCGCTGCTGATCTGCTTCTCCAACCTGGGCGTGGACGTGGTGTCGCTGCTGACGGGCCTGGGCCTCGGGGGCCTGGCCGTGGCCATGGCGGCGCAGGACACGCTGGCCAACATCTTCGGGTCGGTCACCATCTTCGCGGACCAGCCCTTCCAGGTGGACGACCTGATCGAGGTAGACGGCTACAAGGGCGTGGTCACCGACGTGGGCCTGCGCACCTGCCGCATCCGCACCATCACGGGCGAGCGCGTGCGCATCCCCAACAAGGACATCGCCGCGAAGCCCGTGGTCAACCACACCATCGACGGCTCGTGGCGCTATCAGGGCGCCATCGGCATGACCTACGGGTCGAAGCCCGAGCAGGTGGAGCGCGCGCTCGCCGCGCTGCAGGAGATCATCGACGCCCACCCCAACTCCACGCACGCCGGCCGCGTGTACTTCCGGCAGTTCGGGGCCTCCTCGCTCGAGTTCTCGTTCGCCCTCTTCGTGACCAAGCCCAACGCGCACCGCTACCTGCAGACCATCAGTGAGGTGAACCTGAGCATCAAGCAGCGCTTCGACCGCGAAGGCTGGACGCTGGCGTTCCCCTCCATCTCGCTCTACGTCGAGAAGCCCATCGCCGTGGCCGCGCTCGAGGAGCTGCGCCGCCCCGCATGA
- a CDS encoding ribonuclease E inhibitor RraB has product MNDTFSDDQQVLDALAADGHDLSSEMTIDFFLLATDEPAAHEMAEVLTKAGYQAEIECDEDGGHDHSEDEHAPDHDHEPLWAVVVSVDMVPTAAEITRLQGVFEGLVTELGGELDGWGTVGNLEEEEGEEGDDEA; this is encoded by the coding sequence ATGAACGACACGTTTTCCGACGATCAACAGGTCCTAGACGCCCTCGCCGCCGACGGCCACGACCTTTCCAGCGAGATGACCATCGACTTCTTCCTGCTGGCCACGGACGAGCCTGCCGCCCACGAGATGGCGGAGGTGCTGACCAAGGCCGGGTACCAGGCGGAGATCGAGTGCGACGAAGACGGCGGTCACGACCACAGCGAGGACGAGCACGCGCCCGACCACGATCACGAGCCGCTCTGGGCCGTGGTGGTGAGCGTGGACATGGTGCCGACCGCGGCCGAGATCACGCGCCTGCAGGGCGTCTTCGAGGGTCTCGTCACGGAGCTCGGGGGTGAGCTCGACGGCTGGGGCACCGTGGGCAACCTCGAAGAGGAAGAGGGCGAAGAGGGCGACGACGAGGCCTGA
- a CDS encoding AAA family ATPase, with protein MSTLTLRLEAYDPEARQLVAAAQTLADERRHPEVEPLHLLYLLLDRSRVVQQAIERLNVDSTDLVVEAELLLRRRRSVEGAPSYLSPRLLDLLGRAEGEAARDGGVPVSVLHLMLACGQETSGAVRDVFGAVGVSAPVLRAGLTSMKTEAASAGRAAAAGGKPSQGSASKSSASSGEDVGDPLEEFGRDLTRLAAQGKFDPTVGRDAEIRRMLQVLARRRENNPLLVGEAGIGKTSIVQALAMRIATGDVPTMLKGKRIVALDMGSMVAGAKLRGQLEERMRRVLDTVRDSGGEILLFIPDLGAMIGGQDAAAGGLLATALARGELRAIAIATPATLRKAQDENATLLQRFVGIPVEPPTIEEAIAVLRGVVGRFEADHGVRILDPALVAAAQFARRYVTGVQLPKSAVDLIDEAAARVRVEMESVPSAVDAMTRRLEALEIQNASLANDDDSESVRARTAIAAEIETLRPKAQAMREQWQTELASVSEVRRVKQELQAAERELEQVRASEDHGRAGELRFGTIPLLEKQLAEASAKNQGADVVLHDVVHAEDVADVVAAWTGVPVAKMLEAETEKLLQMEVRLGERVIGQDHAVTAIAKAVRRGRIGMRDPKKPIGSFLFLGPTGVGKTELAKALAEFLFDDEASLTRLDMSEFMEKQNVARLLGAPLGYKDSDAGGQLTEAVRQRPYSVVLFDEMEKAHPDVFNVLLQVLDDGRLTDSRGRLAHFSDTVVIMTSNIGSHLILDHEGDNASLNEKIEAELHRQFKPEFLNRIDEVIIFNPLSEENLLGIAKIQLRGIGKMLAHRRITLDVAEDAQRYVVELGYDRAFGARPLKRVILKQLQDPLAEAMLKGGYGPGDQVKVSLVGEGTGRSLAFAKV; from the coding sequence ATGTCCACCCTGACGCTTCGTCTCGAAGCTTACGACCCCGAGGCGCGCCAGCTGGTGGCCGCTGCTCAGACCCTGGCCGATGAGCGCCGCCACCCCGAGGTGGAGCCGCTGCATCTGCTCTACTTGCTGCTCGATCGGAGCCGGGTGGTGCAACAGGCCATCGAGCGCTTGAACGTGGACTCCACGGACCTCGTGGTGGAGGCCGAGCTGCTGCTTCGGCGGCGGCGCAGCGTGGAGGGGGCACCGTCGTACTTGTCCCCGCGCTTGCTGGACCTGCTAGGGCGCGCCGAGGGAGAGGCCGCGCGCGATGGTGGCGTGCCGGTGTCCGTGCTGCACCTGATGCTGGCCTGTGGGCAGGAGACGTCGGGCGCCGTGCGTGACGTGTTCGGTGCGGTGGGCGTGAGCGCGCCGGTGCTGCGCGCTGGGCTGACGTCCATGAAGACCGAGGCCGCCAGCGCGGGTCGTGCGGCGGCCGCTGGCGGGAAGCCGTCGCAGGGCTCCGCGAGCAAGAGCAGCGCGAGCAGCGGCGAAGACGTGGGCGACCCGCTCGAGGAGTTCGGCCGCGACCTCACGCGCCTCGCGGCACAGGGCAAGTTCGACCCCACGGTGGGCCGCGACGCCGAGATTCGCCGCATGCTGCAGGTGCTGGCGCGCCGCCGCGAGAACAACCCGCTGTTGGTGGGCGAAGCCGGCATCGGCAAGACGTCCATCGTGCAGGCCCTGGCCATGCGCATCGCCACGGGCGACGTGCCCACCATGCTCAAGGGCAAGCGCATCGTGGCCCTCGACATGGGCTCCATGGTGGCAGGCGCCAAGCTGCGCGGTCAGCTCGAGGAGCGCATGCGCCGCGTGCTCGACACGGTGCGCGACTCGGGCGGCGAGATCCTGCTGTTCATCCCGGACCTGGGCGCCATGATCGGCGGCCAAGATGCCGCGGCGGGTGGGCTGCTCGCCACGGCCCTCGCGCGCGGCGAGCTGCGCGCCATCGCCATCGCCACGCCAGCCACGCTGCGCAAGGCGCAGGACGAGAACGCCACGCTGCTGCAGCGCTTCGTGGGCATCCCCGTGGAGCCGCCCACCATCGAGGAGGCCATCGCCGTGCTGCGTGGCGTGGTGGGGCGCTTCGAAGCCGACCACGGCGTGCGCATCCTGGACCCCGCGCTGGTGGCCGCCGCGCAGTTCGCGCGCCGCTACGTGACCGGCGTGCAGCTTCCGAAGAGCGCCGTAGACCTGATCGACGAGGCCGCCGCCCGCGTGCGCGTGGAAATGGAGAGCGTGCCGAGCGCGGTGGACGCCATGACGCGGCGCCTCGAGGCCCTCGAGATCCAGAACGCCTCGCTGGCGAATGACGACGACAGCGAGAGCGTGCGCGCACGGACGGCCATCGCCGCCGAGATCGAGACGCTGCGCCCGAAGGCACAGGCCATGCGTGAGCAGTGGCAGACGGAGCTGGCCTCCGTGTCCGAGGTGCGGCGCGTGAAGCAAGAGCTGCAGGCCGCCGAGCGCGAGCTCGAGCAGGTGCGCGCCAGCGAAGATCATGGGCGCGCGGGGGAGCTGCGCTTCGGGACCATCCCGCTGCTGGAGAAGCAGCTGGCCGAAGCGTCCGCCAAGAACCAGGGCGCCGACGTGGTGCTGCACGACGTGGTGCACGCCGAGGACGTGGCCGACGTGGTGGCGGCCTGGACGGGCGTGCCCGTGGCCAAGATGCTCGAGGCCGAGACCGAGAAGCTGCTGCAGATGGAGGTGCGTCTCGGCGAGCGCGTGATCGGCCAGGACCACGCCGTGACCGCCATCGCGAAGGCCGTGCGGCGCGGGCGCATCGGCATGCGTGACCCGAAGAAGCCGATTGGTTCGTTCCTGTTCCTGGGGCCCACGGGCGTGGGCAAGACCGAGCTCGCGAAGGCGCTGGCCGAGTTCCTGTTCGACGACGAGGCCTCGCTCACGCGCCTCGACATGAGCGAGTTCATGGAGAAGCAGAACGTGGCCCGCCTCTTGGGCGCGCCGCTCGGCTACAAGGACTCCGACGCGGGCGGACAGCTCACCGAGGCCGTGCGTCAGCGGCCGTACAGCGTGGTGCTCTTCGACGAGATGGAGAAGGCGCACCCCGACGTGTTCAACGTGCTGCTGCAGGTGCTGGACGACGGCCGCCTGACCGACAGCCGCGGCCGCCTGGCGCACTTCTCCGACACGGTGGTCATCATGACCAGCAACATCGGCAGCCACCTGATCCTGGACCACGAGGGCGACAACGCCTCGCTCAACGAGAAGATCGAGGCCGAGCTGCACCGGCAGTTCAAGCCCGAGTTCTTGAACCGCATCGACGAGGTGATCATCTTCAACCCGCTGAGCGAGGAGAACCTGCTGGGCATCGCGAAGATCCAGCTGCGCGGCATCGGCAAGATGCTGGCCCACCGGCGCATCACGCTGGACGTGGCCGAGGACGCCCAGCGCTACGTGGTGGAGCTGGGCTACGACCGCGCGTTCGGGGCGCGCCCGCTGAAGCGCGTGATCTTGAAGCAGCTCCAGGACCCGCTGGCCGAGGCCATGCTGAAGGGGGGCTACGGGCCGGGCGACCAAGTGAAGGTGTCGCTGGTGGGCGAGGGCACGGGGCGCTCACTAGCCTTCGCCAAGGTGTGA